A genomic window from Triticum urartu cultivar G1812 chromosome 7, Tu2.1, whole genome shotgun sequence includes:
- the LOC125518569 gene encoding uncharacterized protein LOC125518569 produces the protein MATAKRSRAKAAEATKTARANAPLAAVAANWEAVQAARTAEAKAREAEEAAETAAAKAVEAEQAAETARVMAEEAAKAREAAREMGRLEDQESEWAQCDEELFASRFRRYWNKSYAFRSVRRSRTFLQTTSIPAMRYTYPAPDDSPKAMETLQMVSVKIAAIKEGLRWPLQVFGLVAARDNLDHMRNIIFHRSRKNCQTITEEDPYLALTGPSRAIAVSVDPSCVEVSLKVKGATKAEDKDLSDLVLVHRTGRFLSGLYRSRLSTLELTFDHVTRSVEATICVKLTDGSWPTSFRGVITASSGSRDDLKVKLLDSGDDGLPVDANGRIKLSRHVVSVGHVESLNVYVTANRVDEKQVVESGRATFKAKRSGVSLSELCLGFCSMNVTVAWSCFRHEW, from the exons ATGGCTACGGCTAAGAGATCCAGGGCGAAGGCCGCGGAGGCAACCAAGACGGCGAGGGCGAACGCCCCTCTGGCCGCGGTCGCAGCTAACTGGGAGGCCGTCCAAGCCGCCAGGACAGCCGAAGCAAAAGCCCGAGAGGCCGAAGAAGCTGCCGAGACGGCCGCCGCCAAAGCCGTGGAGGCGGAACAAGCCGCCGAGACGGCCAGGGTCATGGCCGAAGAAGCCGCCAAGGCGAGGGAAGCGGCGAGAGAGATGGGCCGGCTAGAGGACCAGGAATCCGAGTGGGCGCAGTGCGACGAGGAGCTGTTCGCCTCCAGGTTCCGCCGTTACTGGAACAAATCGTACGCCTTCCGCAGCGTCCGTCGCTCCCGCACCTTCCTTCAAACCA CATCTATCCCCGCCATGCGTTACACGTACCCTGCTCCTGATGACAGCCCCAAGGCCATGGAGACTCTGCAGATGGTGTCGGTCAAGATCGCGGCAATCAAAGAGGGCTTACGCTGGCCACTGCAAGTGTTTGGTCTCGTTGCTGCTCGCGACAACTTGGATCACATGCGCAACATTATTTTTCACCGTTCGAGAAAAAACTGTCAAACCATCACCGAAGAG GATCCATATCTTGCATTGACCGGCCCTAGCCGAGCTATTGCCGTGTCGGTGGACCCTTCTTGCGTTGAGGTTTCCCTGAAAGTCAAGGGCGCCACTAAAGCCGAGGATAAAGACCTGAGCGATCTTGTTTTGGTGCACAGAACCGGGCGTTTTCTGAGCGGTCTTTACCGTAGTAGGCTCAGCACATTGGAACTTACCTTCGACCATGTTACCCGCTCCGTGGAGGCTACAATCTGTGTAAAACTAACTGATGGGTCATGGCCAACTAGTTTCCGGGGCGTGATCACTGCCAGCAGCGGTTCTCGTGATGACCTGAAAGTCAAGTTACTTGATTCCGGAGATGACGGGTTGCCCGTAGATGCCAATGGCAGGATCAAGCTCTCGCGTCATGTGGTTTCTGTTGGACATGTGGAGTCTCTGAACGTTTATGTCACTGCCAATCGGGTTGATGAGAAACAAGTTGTTGAGAGTGGCAGGGCAACTTTTAAGGCAAAGAGGTCTGGTGTTAGCCTCAGCGAGCTCTGCCTTGGCTTCTGTAGTATGAATGTTACCGTTGCTTGGTCCTGTTTCCGTCATGAGTGGTAA